The Vibrio astriarenae genome contains a region encoding:
- the arcA gene encoding two-component system response regulator ArcA, which produces MQTPQILIVEDEQVTRNTLKSIFEAEGYAVFEASDGEEMHQVLSAHRVNLVIMDINLPGKNGLLLARELREQANIALMFLTGRDNEVDKILGLEIGADDYITKPFNPRELTIRARNLLSRSMNAAAAPEEKRAVEKYTFNGWVLDINSRSLVSPAGESYKLPRSEFRALLHFCENPGKIQTRADLLKKMTGRELKPHDRTVDVTIRRIRKHFESVSGTPEIIATIHGEGYRFCGELEE; this is translated from the coding sequence ATGCAGACTCCGCAGATTCTTATCGTTGAAGATGAGCAAGTGACTCGCAATACGTTAAAGAGTATTTTTGAAGCAGAGGGATATGCTGTTTTTGAGGCAAGTGATGGTGAAGAGATGCACCAAGTGCTTTCAGCACATCGCGTAAACCTCGTAATCATGGACATTAACCTACCTGGTAAGAACGGTCTTCTTCTCGCTCGTGAACTTCGTGAACAAGCAAACATCGCTCTTATGTTCTTAACAGGTCGCGATAATGAAGTTGATAAAATTCTTGGCCTAGAGATCGGTGCAGATGACTACATCACTAAGCCATTTAACCCTCGTGAACTGACTATTCGTGCTCGTAACCTTCTAAGCCGCTCAATGAATGCAGCTGCTGCACCAGAAGAAAAACGCGCAGTTGAAAAGTATACGTTCAACGGTTGGGTTCTTGATATCAACAGCCGCTCTCTTGTTAGCCCAGCTGGTGAAAGCTACAAACTACCTCGTTCGGAATTCCGTGCACTACTGCACTTCTGTGAGAACCCAGGTAAGATTCAGACTCGTGCTGACCTTCTGAAGAAGATGACTGGTCGTGAGCTTAAGCCACACGATCGTACGGTAGACGTCACAATTCGTCGTATCCGTAAGCACTTCGAATCTGTATCAGGTACACCTGAAATCATCGCAACGATTCACGGTGAAGGCTACCGTTTCTGTGGTGAGCTAGAAGAGTAA
- the arcB gene encoding aerobic respiration two-component sensor histidine kinase ArcB, translating into MKQIKGLAQYYVDLLVKLGIVRFSMLLAIALVALAVVVQVGITLFFEGNVDDLDIVRSVFFGLLITPWAVYFLSVVVDQLEESRQRLSKLVSKLKDMRSRDQELNYQLQQNIAKLNQQIEERIRAEEAREEAMVDLENEVYQRERTQLELAERTALLRSFIDTSPDLIYYRNSEGLFSGCNRAMEELIGKSERELVGLTPWDVYDKATAEYIVDTDQKVFSENKPITYEQWLEYPDGRKAYFELRKVPFYSKSGRHLGLVGFGRDITERKRHEESLEKASRDKTTFISTISHELRTPLNGIVGLSRMLLDTQLDEEQRKHLQTINVSAVTLGNIFNDIIDMDKFDRSKLELLPTPVNFEDFVVEIESIAALMAQQKNLRFDLERLTDLPHMIEVDGTRLRQVLWNLISNAMKFTKEGGVVMNVSASQSEDKAHITIEIEDTGIGIPEKEIEKIFAMYYQVKSGKDNLHAVGTGIGLAVSKLLINMMNGDITTSSEEGFGSTFTIDIEVPLAEAPVEEVLGLTEQRSLNIFMVEDIELNVTVAKSLLESLGHEVTVAMTGEEALERFDPADYDLVLLDIQLPDMSGFDIAATLREQYACLPPIVALTANVIKDKTEYLKQGMDDAISKPLSVAAIHSVITKFCFKQDVATECQPEVATELSSYDSSQYGEMLDLEMLNSYIDIVGTQPVLDSIKMFEEAMPEYIDILDSNMTAKDKKGIVSEAHKIKGAAGSIGLKYIQSIAQKAQTPDFPAWSENIDDWVGKIKSDYQNNIAILRQWLMEKES; encoded by the coding sequence ATGAAGCAAATAAAAGGACTTGCCCAGTATTACGTCGACTTGTTAGTCAAACTCGGCATCGTACGTTTTTCGATGCTGTTGGCTATTGCGTTAGTGGCTCTCGCCGTTGTGGTACAGGTAGGGATAACGCTCTTCTTTGAGGGCAATGTCGATGACTTAGACATTGTCCGTTCCGTTTTCTTTGGTCTTTTGATCACCCCGTGGGCCGTCTACTTTCTCTCCGTGGTTGTTGATCAGCTCGAAGAGTCTCGTCAGCGCTTGTCTAAACTGGTCTCCAAACTCAAAGATATGCGTAGCCGAGACCAAGAGTTGAATTATCAACTGCAGCAGAATATTGCCAAGCTTAACCAACAGATTGAGGAGCGTATCCGCGCGGAAGAGGCGCGTGAAGAAGCGATGGTAGATCTGGAAAATGAGGTCTACCAACGTGAGAGAACACAGCTTGAGCTTGCAGAACGCACGGCATTATTGCGCTCTTTTATCGATACCTCTCCCGATCTCATCTACTACCGCAACTCCGAGGGACTGTTCTCAGGGTGTAATCGCGCGATGGAGGAGTTGATCGGTAAGTCTGAACGAGAATTAGTGGGTTTGACACCATGGGATGTCTACGACAAAGCGACGGCAGAGTATATCGTCGATACCGACCAGAAAGTCTTTTCAGAGAATAAGCCCATTACCTATGAGCAGTGGCTAGAGTACCCAGATGGAAGAAAAGCATACTTTGAACTGCGTAAGGTACCTTTCTATAGCAAAAGTGGCCGTCACCTTGGATTGGTCGGTTTTGGCCGTGATATTACGGAACGCAAGCGTCATGAAGAGTCGCTCGAAAAAGCCAGCCGTGACAAAACCACCTTTATCTCTACCATCAGTCATGAGTTACGTACACCGCTTAACGGTATTGTTGGCTTAAGTCGAATGCTGCTCGATACTCAGTTAGATGAAGAGCAGCGTAAACACCTGCAGACGATTAATGTTAGTGCAGTGACCTTAGGCAATATCTTTAATGACATTATCGATATGGATAAATTTGACCGCAGCAAGCTCGAACTCCTACCAACGCCAGTCAATTTTGAAGATTTTGTGGTGGAGATAGAGAGTATTGCCGCGCTGATGGCACAGCAGAAAAACCTACGCTTTGATCTTGAGCGCTTGACGGATCTGCCGCATATGATTGAAGTGGATGGTACACGCTTGAGGCAGGTGCTTTGGAATCTGATCAGTAATGCGATGAAGTTTACCAAAGAAGGGGGCGTGGTGATGAACGTCAGTGCCTCTCAAAGTGAAGATAAAGCACATATTACGATAGAGATCGAAGACACCGGGATTGGTATTCCAGAGAAAGAGATTGAGAAGATTTTTGCTATGTACTATCAAGTGAAGTCCGGTAAGGATAATCTTCATGCGGTAGGTACAGGGATAGGACTTGCAGTCTCAAAACTGCTGATCAATATGATGAATGGTGACATCACCACGTCGAGTGAAGAAGGCTTTGGCAGTACATTTACTATTGATATCGAAGTACCGCTTGCTGAGGCTCCAGTAGAAGAGGTTCTGGGATTAACTGAGCAGCGCAGCTTGAATATCTTTATGGTTGAAGATATCGAACTCAATGTGACTGTGGCTAAATCCTTACTCGAAAGCCTAGGACATGAAGTGACGGTTGCAATGACGGGGGAGGAAGCTTTAGAACGCTTTGACCCTGCGGATTATGATCTAGTGCTGCTTGATATCCAACTACCTGATATGAGTGGTTTTGATATTGCGGCAACCTTGCGAGAACAGTATGCGTGCCTACCTCCCATTGTCGCCCTCACAGCAAATGTGATTAAAGACAAAACAGAATATCTCAAACAAGGCATGGATGACGCGATAAGCAAACCGCTTTCAGTGGCAGCGATACACAGCGTGATTACAAAATTCTGCTTTAAACAGGATGTTGCAACAGAGTGTCAACCCGAGGTGGCAACGGAACTTTCCAGTTACGACAGTAGTCAATACGGAGAAATGCTCGATCTCGAGATGTTGAACTCTTACATTGACATTGTTGGTACGCAACCGGTTTTGGACAGTATCAAGATGTTTGAAGAGGCAATGCCAGAGTACATTGATATCTTAGACTCCAATATGACCGCAAAGGATAAGAAAGGCATTGTATCAGAGGCACATAAAATCAAAGGTGCTGCTGGCTCAATCGGTCTAAAATATATTCAAAGTATTGCGCAAAAAGCGCAGACTCCAGATTTTCCAGCTTGGTCAGAAAATATTGATGACTGGGTGGGTAAGATTAAATCTGACTATCAGAACAATATCGCCATTCTTAGACAATGGTTGATGGAGAAGGAATCATAA
- a CDS encoding TIGR01212 family radical SAM protein (This family includes YhcC from E. coli K-12, an uncharacterized radical SAM protein.): MQLHELVNTIGQDLQRRYGEKVHKLTLHGGFSCPNRDGTIGRGGCTFCNVASFADEETQQQSILSQLQDRAGEVKRAKKYLAYFQAYTNTYAEVQVLKNMYEEAISAADIVGLCVGTRPDCVPDAVLDLLAGYVEQGYEIWLELGLQTANNDTLKRINRGHDFECYEEMTKRARSLGIKVCTHLIVGLPKETHQDNIETLEKVLAVGTDGIKLHGLHIVEGSTMAKAWRAGRLEAPELETYVETASQMVRMTPPEVVFHRVSSSARRPTLLSPLWCENRWLAMTEIGRSLDKHGAQGSLIDRPFVYQPPVKN; this comes from the coding sequence ATGCAATTACACGAACTCGTCAATACTATCGGCCAAGACCTGCAACGCAGATATGGCGAAAAAGTCCATAAACTGACTCTCCATGGTGGCTTTAGCTGTCCAAACCGTGACGGTACGATTGGCCGGGGTGGTTGCACGTTTTGTAACGTCGCTTCTTTTGCTGATGAAGAGACACAACAGCAGTCAATTCTCTCTCAATTGCAAGATCGCGCAGGCGAAGTAAAGCGTGCGAAAAAGTACCTGGCTTACTTTCAAGCCTACACAAATACCTATGCAGAAGTGCAAGTTCTCAAGAACATGTACGAAGAGGCAATATCGGCAGCTGATATTGTTGGCCTGTGTGTCGGTACGCGCCCTGACTGTGTGCCTGATGCGGTTTTAGACCTCCTCGCGGGCTACGTAGAGCAAGGGTATGAGATTTGGCTCGAGCTTGGATTGCAAACCGCAAACAATGACACCCTCAAACGCATAAACCGTGGCCATGACTTTGAATGTTATGAAGAGATGACCAAAAGAGCGCGCTCGCTTGGGATCAAAGTGTGTACTCATTTGATTGTCGGGCTACCCAAAGAGACGCATCAAGACAATATAGAGACACTCGAAAAGGTGTTAGCCGTCGGTACCGATGGCATCAAGCTGCATGGTTTGCACATTGTAGAAGGGAGCACCATGGCAAAAGCCTGGCGTGCGGGTCGTCTTGAAGCTCCCGAACTTGAAACCTATGTTGAAACGGCCTCTCAAATGGTTCGCATGACCCCACCTGAGGTGGTCTTTCACCGCGTCTCCTCTTCAGCGCGCCGTCCGACCTTGTTGTCTCCGCTTTGGTGTGAAAACCGCTGGTTGGCGATGACAGAAATCGGTCGCTCATTGGATAAACACGGTGCACAAGGCAGCCTAATTGATCGTCCTTTTGTGTATCAGCCTCCAGTAAAAAACTAA
- a CDS encoding putative 4-hydroxy-4-methyl-2-oxoglutarate aldolase: MKDITPDICDHFAEQVQLLSLPLQNFGQRSAFWGEVVTICCYHDNSKVREVLSQPGHGKVLFVDGNGSCQKALMGDELAVLAIENGWEGVIVYGAIRDVAALSEMDLGVKALAACPFKTEKRGLGQVNVTITMQNYMVQPGDYIYADWNGILIAEQELDLNRVFNKFPSLETET, translated from the coding sequence ATGAAAGATATTACACCAGATATTTGTGACCACTTTGCTGAACAAGTTCAGCTACTGAGCTTACCATTACAGAACTTTGGGCAGCGCAGTGCGTTTTGGGGCGAAGTTGTAACAATATGTTGCTACCACGATAACTCCAAAGTACGAGAAGTATTATCTCAGCCAGGACATGGAAAAGTCTTATTTGTTGACGGTAATGGTTCTTGCCAAAAAGCACTGATGGGAGATGAGTTAGCTGTTTTGGCGATTGAAAATGGCTGGGAGGGTGTCATCGTGTATGGAGCAATACGAGATGTCGCCGCCCTATCTGAAATGGATCTTGGTGTGAAGGCGTTAGCCGCATGCCCGTTTAAAACCGAGAAGCGTGGGTTGGGGCAGGTGAATGTCACCATTACGATGCAAAACTATATGGTTCAGCCGGGTGATTATATCTATGCAGATTGGAACGGTATTCTCATTGCAGAGCAGGAGCTCGACTTGAATAGAGTTTTTAATAAGTTCCCAAGCTTAGAAACGGAAACCTAA
- a CDS encoding DUF3293 domain-containing protein: protein MNMTNPLLNAYVNVCFRLSEQDLADWRGDTAVIITAWNPRSVRLAQFQNHQRNHALKSDLEHFRMFKLLVGNENFDWFEESYWVDISLKGGLTLAEKYQQNAIYWVDKKQVFLVYSVDKQLIYIGEIDDFLP from the coding sequence ATGAATATGACCAATCCACTACTGAATGCTTATGTAAATGTTTGCTTTAGGTTATCGGAACAGGACCTTGCTGATTGGCGAGGTGACACTGCCGTTATTATCACAGCATGGAATCCGAGAAGCGTGCGTTTAGCGCAATTTCAGAACCATCAAAGAAACCATGCTCTTAAAAGTGATTTAGAGCACTTTAGAATGTTTAAGTTATTGGTAGGAAACGAAAATTTTGATTGGTTTGAGGAGTCATATTGGGTCGATATCAGCTTGAAAGGAGGACTGACTTTAGCTGAGAAGTATCAACAAAATGCGATCTATTGGGTAGATAAAAAGCAGGTTTTTCTGGTTTATAGTGTCGATAAACAGCTGATTTACATCGGTGAAATCGATGATTTTTTGCCCTAA
- the gltB gene encoding glutamate synthase large subunit translates to MVDREQSAQGLYTPELEHDACGIGFVAHLKNRKSHDVVTQALDMLARMEHRGGQGCDPCSGDGAGILLQKPHEFLLEEAVKLGIKLPSFEKYGVGVVLFPKDEHKRAQCRDILERNARRLELDVIGYRVLPTDNSMIGADPLSTEPQFEHVFVSGGPGITPEELERKLYVLRNYTVRVCLESVSNIGDDFYINSMSYKTLVYKGQLTTEQVPQYFLDLQNPTMVTALALVHSRFSTNTFPKWRLAQPFRYIAHNGEINTVRGNLNWMKAREAIIESDLFTQAEIDMLLPICQEGSSDSSNFDMALELLVLSGRSLPHALMMMIPEAWQENKNMDPTRRAFYQYHANVMEPWDGPASVCFTDGVQVGATLDRNGLRPSRYTVTKDDFLVMASESGVVEIEPENVEFRGRLQPGRIFVADLEQGRIISDEEVKDGIASAQPYEKWVEENLLSLKKLPEASNEFSQPSPEKLLHKQQAFGVSSEEVNEIIVPMAKDGKEPLSAMGADWPLAILSHQSQHLSNYFKQLFAQVTNPPIDPIRERMVMSLNTYLGKDQNLLAESPEHCQKVELESPVLSNSELEKLRAIDNEHLQAKTLDIVFQANEDEGKLERALKRICQYAEDAVVDGYSIILLTDRAINSNHAAIPAMLAVGAVHHHLIRKGLRAKCDIVVETGDARETHHFATLVGYGANAVNPYLVIETMVELQRTKKLDPEASIKELFDNYRNAINGGLLKIFSKMGISTLQSYHGAQIFEALGVSKSVVDKYFTGTVSRIQGLTIDDIAKEVLVRHRIGYPTREIPVQVLDVGGVYQWKQRGEKHLFNPETISLLQESTRNKDYAQFKKYAKAVDDQGDNAATLRSQLDFVKNPAGSIPLEEVEPIENILKRFATGAMSFGSISYEAHSTLAVAMNRIGAKSNSGEGGEDPTRFERKENGDWERSAIKQVASGRFGVTSYYLTNADELQIKMAQGAKPGEGGQLPGDKVDDWIGATRHSTPGVGLISPPPHHDIYSIEDLAQLIYDLKNANRAGRVNVKLVSEAGVGTIASGVAKAKADVVLIAGFDGGTGASPMSSIRHTGLPWELGLAETHQTLLKNGLRNRIVVQSDGQMKTPRDLAVATLLGAEEWGVATAALVVEGCIMMRKCHKNTCPVGIATQNKTLRERFDGRVEDVVTFFQYMAEGLREVMAELGFRTIDEMVGQSHKLKVREDITHWKYKNLDLSPVLHIEQAREDDGVFNQTEQNHNLEEVLDRKLIQAAIPALEKGEAVNAEFPIINTDRSAGTMLSNEISKVYKDAGLPQPMNVKFNGSAGQSFGAFLAKGVKFEVEGDANDYWGKGLSGGTLVLYPNAKSTIVAEDNIVVGNVCFYGATSGESYIRGMAGERFCVRNSGAKVVVEGVGDHGCEYMTGGVAVILGSTGRNFAAGMSGGVAYVWDKSGDFESKLNPELVDLDPIEQEDRELLLDMLTKHVEFTGSEVAQSFLDNFEASLASLVKVMPRDYKAVLQKRKAQAEQAEVEAV, encoded by the coding sequence ATGGTAGATAGAGAGCAAAGTGCACAGGGTCTTTATACTCCCGAGTTGGAGCATGATGCCTGTGGTATCGGTTTTGTTGCTCACCTAAAAAACCGTAAATCACATGATGTAGTGACTCAAGCACTCGATATGCTTGCACGTATGGAACACCGTGGTGGTCAAGGCTGCGATCCATGCTCAGGTGATGGTGCGGGTATACTGCTGCAAAAACCACATGAATTCTTATTAGAAGAAGCCGTTAAGCTTGGTATCAAGCTGCCTTCTTTTGAGAAGTATGGCGTCGGTGTCGTTCTGTTCCCGAAAGACGAACATAAACGCGCACAGTGCCGTGACATCTTAGAACGCAACGCAAGACGCCTTGAGTTAGACGTGATTGGCTACCGAGTTCTGCCAACAGATAACTCAATGATCGGCGCTGACCCGCTAAGCACCGAGCCGCAATTTGAACACGTTTTTGTATCAGGTGGCCCTGGTATTACCCCAGAAGAGCTAGAGCGTAAACTCTATGTACTGCGTAACTACACGGTTCGAGTATGTTTAGAAAGCGTGTCTAACATCGGTGACGACTTCTACATCAACTCAATGTCCTACAAGACGTTGGTGTATAAAGGTCAGCTAACCACAGAGCAAGTGCCTCAATACTTCCTCGATCTACAGAATCCAACGATGGTGACAGCACTCGCGCTCGTTCACTCTCGTTTCTCTACCAATACATTCCCGAAATGGCGTCTAGCACAGCCTTTCCGTTACATTGCTCACAACGGTGAAATTAACACAGTTCGCGGTAACCTGAACTGGATGAAAGCCCGTGAAGCAATCATCGAATCTGACCTGTTCACTCAGGCAGAGATCGACATGCTACTGCCTATTTGTCAGGAAGGCAGCTCAGATTCATCTAACTTCGATATGGCACTTGAGCTCCTAGTTCTCTCTGGTCGCAGCCTGCCACATGCGTTGATGATGATGATCCCTGAAGCATGGCAAGAAAACAAAAACATGGATCCAACTCGTCGTGCGTTCTATCAGTACCATGCGAACGTGATGGAACCATGGGATGGCCCGGCATCAGTCTGTTTCACCGACGGCGTTCAAGTTGGTGCAACCCTTGACCGTAACGGTCTGCGCCCTTCTCGCTACACAGTGACCAAAGATGACTTCCTCGTGATGGCATCTGAGTCTGGTGTGGTTGAGATCGAGCCAGAAAACGTTGAGTTCCGTGGTCGTCTTCAACCAGGTCGTATCTTCGTTGCCGACCTAGAGCAAGGCCGCATCATCTCTGATGAAGAAGTGAAAGATGGCATTGCATCAGCGCAACCCTACGAGAAATGGGTTGAAGAGAACCTACTGAGCCTGAAGAAGCTGCCAGAAGCGAGCAACGAGTTCAGCCAACCATCGCCAGAGAAGCTACTGCACAAGCAGCAAGCGTTCGGTGTGAGCTCAGAAGAGGTTAACGAAATCATCGTTCCTATGGCAAAAGACGGCAAAGAGCCACTTTCTGCAATGGGTGCCGACTGGCCGCTAGCGATTCTTTCGCACCAGTCACAACATCTATCAAACTACTTTAAGCAGCTGTTTGCTCAGGTAACTAACCCGCCAATCGACCCAATTCGTGAGCGTATGGTGATGTCTCTGAACACCTACCTAGGTAAGGATCAGAACCTATTGGCTGAGTCTCCAGAGCACTGTCAAAAGGTAGAGCTTGAGTCACCAGTTCTGTCTAACTCTGAGCTTGAGAAGCTACGTGCTATCGATAACGAGCACCTGCAAGCGAAGACATTAGACATCGTATTCCAAGCGAATGAAGATGAAGGCAAGCTAGAGCGCGCACTCAAGCGTATCTGTCAGTACGCAGAAGATGCAGTCGTTGATGGTTACTCAATCATCCTGCTAACAGACCGTGCGATTAACTCTAACCACGCAGCGATTCCTGCCATGCTGGCGGTTGGCGCGGTTCACCACCACCTAATCCGTAAGGGATTGCGTGCTAAGTGTGACATCGTGGTGGAAACGGGTGATGCTCGTGAAACGCACCACTTTGCAACGCTTGTGGGCTATGGTGCGAACGCCGTGAACCCATACCTCGTCATTGAAACTATGGTAGAGCTTCAGCGCACTAAGAAACTAGACCCTGAAGCAAGCATCAAAGAGCTGTTCGACAATTACCGCAATGCTATTAACGGCGGCCTGTTGAAGATTTTCTCGAAGATGGGTATCTCAACGCTACAGTCTTACCACGGCGCACAGATCTTTGAAGCACTGGGTGTTAGCAAGTCTGTGGTTGATAAATACTTCACGGGTACCGTTTCTCGAATCCAAGGTCTTACCATTGATGATATCGCGAAAGAAGTACTCGTCCGTCACCGTATTGGCTACCCAACACGTGAAATCCCTGTACAAGTACTTGATGTTGGTGGTGTTTACCAGTGGAAACAACGTGGTGAAAAACACCTGTTTAACCCTGAGACTATCTCGCTACTACAAGAATCGACACGTAACAAAGACTACGCTCAGTTCAAGAAGTACGCGAAAGCCGTTGATGACCAGGGCGATAACGCTGCAACGCTACGTAGCCAGCTAGATTTTGTTAAAAACCCAGCAGGCTCAATCCCGCTCGAAGAAGTTGAGCCAATCGAAAACATCCTTAAGCGTTTTGCAACAGGGGCAATGTCATTCGGTTCTATCTCGTACGAAGCACACTCAACGCTAGCGGTAGCAATGAACCGCATCGGCGCAAAATCGAACTCTGGTGAGGGTGGTGAAGACCCAACTCGTTTCGAGCGCAAAGAGAACGGTGATTGGGAACGCTCTGCAATCAAACAGGTGGCTTCAGGCCGTTTCGGTGTAACGTCTTACTACCTAACTAACGCAGATGAGCTACAGATCAAGATGGCTCAAGGCGCGAAACCAGGTGAAGGTGGTCAGCTACCAGGTGATAAGGTGGATGACTGGATCGGTGCAACACGTCACTCGACTCCAGGCGTAGGTCTAATCTCGCCACCGCCGCACCACGATATCTACTCAATCGAAGATTTGGCTCAGCTGATCTACGACTTGAAGAACGCAAACCGCGCAGGCCGCGTGAACGTGAAGCTGGTATCGGAAGCGGGTGTGGGTACCATCGCATCGGGTGTAGCAAAAGCAAAAGCTGACGTTGTACTGATCGCAGGTTTCGATGGCGGTACAGGTGCATCACCAATGTCGTCTATTCGTCACACAGGTCTACCTTGGGAGCTGGGTCTAGCGGAAACGCACCAAACGCTACTGAAGAATGGCCTACGTAACCGTATCGTGGTTCAGTCTGATGGTCAGATGAAGACGCCTCGTGACCTTGCAGTAGCAACGCTACTCGGTGCTGAGGAGTGGGGTGTAGCAACAGCAGCGCTCGTTGTTGAAGGCTGTATCATGATGCGTAAGTGTCATAAAAACACCTGTCCTGTGGGTATCGCAACTCAGAACAAGACACTACGTGAGCGCTTCGATGGCCGCGTAGAAGACGTCGTGACCTTCTTCCAATACATGGCAGAAGGTCTACGCGAAGTTATGGCTGAGCTTGGTTTCCGTACTATCGATGAGATGGTAGGTCAGTCGCACAAACTGAAAGTTCGTGAAGACATTACTCACTGGAAATACAAGAACCTAGACCTGTCTCCTGTGCTGCACATCGAGCAAGCACGTGAAGATGATGGCGTGTTCAACCAAACAGAGCAAAACCACAACCTAGAAGAGGTTCTTGACCGTAAGTTGATTCAAGCAGCCATTCCTGCGCTTGAGAAGGGCGAAGCCGTGAACGCTGAGTTCCCGATCATCAATACGGACCGTTCTGCAGGTACCATGCTGTCGAACGAAATCTCAAAAGTTTACAAAGACGCTGGTCTACCACAGCCAATGAACGTGAAATTCAATGGCTCTGCAGGTCAATCATTTGGTGCTTTCCTTGCCAAAGGCGTGAAGTTCGAAGTGGAAGGCGATGCGAATGACTACTGGGGTAAAGGCCTCTCTGGCGGTACGCTCGTGCTCTATCCTAATGCGAAGTCCACCATTGTCGCTGAAGACAATATCGTAGTCGGTAACGTCTGTTTCTACGGTGCAACCTCAGGTGAATCCTATATCCGTGGTATGGCTGGTGAACGTTTCTGTGTTCGAAACTCTGGTGCGAAAGTGGTCGTTGAAGGTGTTGGTGATCACGGTTGTGAGTACATGACTGGTGGTGTTGCCGTTATCCTTGGCTCTACTGGCCGCAACTTTGCAGCAGGCATGAGTGGCGGTGTCGCGTATGTTTGGGATAAGTCTGGTGATTTTGAGTCCAAGCTAAACCCTGAACTGGTTGACCTAGATCCAATCGAACAAGAAGATAGAGAATTACTACTCGACATGTTGACTAAGCATGTTGAATTCACAGGAAGTGAAGTTGCTCAGTCTTTCCTAGACAACTTTGAAGCAAGCCTTGCATCACTGGTGAAAGTTATGCCACGTGATTACAAAGCAGTGCTACAAAAGCGCAAGGCACAAGCAGAGCAAGCAGAAGTGGAGGCCGTATAA